The following proteins are co-located in the Xiphophorus hellerii strain 12219 chromosome 2, Xiphophorus_hellerii-4.1, whole genome shotgun sequence genome:
- the ferry3 gene encoding ferry endosomal RAB5 effector complex subunit 3 isoform X3: protein MDKVMHELGNTLSDHDVNAVASQHFDAQQVLENRWASELKQVTAIQKQEYQDWVIKLHQDLQKSNNSSKINEEIKVQPGRLAEAADGGCRPFEEQPLLEESFTIHLGAQLKTMHNLRLVRADVLDFCKHRRHSSSGAKLRRLQTALSLYSSSLCGLVLLVDNRVNSYSGIKRDFATVAKECTDFHFLSLEQQLEEVQQAVLYARAQRCSKQKQPAENQKNGGDDKSKAAERNPSNILPGEFYISRHSNLSEVHVVFHLCVDDNLRSGSITARDPAIMGLRNILKVCCTHDVTTVTVPLLLVHDMSEEMTIPWCLKRAELVFKCVKGFMMEMASWDGGISRTVQFLVPKSISEEMFYQLSNMLPQIFRVSSTLTLTSKH, encoded by the exons ATGGACAAAGTGATGCATGAGCTGGGAAACACGCTGAGCGACCACGATGTCAACGCCGTGGCTTCACAACACTTTGATGCTCAGCAG gtgCTGGAGAACAGGTGGGCGAGCGAGCTGAAGCAGGTGACGGCCATCCAGAAGCAGGAGTACCAGGACTGGGTCATCAAGCTGCACCAGGATCTGCAGAAAtccaacaacagcagcaaaatcAA CGAGGAGATCAAGGTGCAGCCGGGCCGGCTGGCGGAGGCTGCAGACGGCGGCTGCAGGCCGTTTGAGGAGCAGCCGCTGCTGGAGGAGAGCTTCACCATCCACCTAG GAGCGCAGCTCAAGACGATGCACAACCTGCGGCTGGTCCGCGCCGACGTGTTGGACTTCTGCAAGCACCGGCGCCACAGCAGCAGCGGCGCCAAGCTGCGGCGCCTGCAGACGGCACTGTCGCTCTACTCGTCCTCGCTCTGCGGCCTGGTGCTGCTGGTGGACAACCGGGTCAACTCCTACAGCGGCATCAAGAGAG ACTTTGCCACGGTGGCGAAGGAATGCACCGACTTCCACTTCCTGAGCctggagcagcagctggaggaggtgCAGCAGGCGGTGCTGTATGCCCGGGCGCAGCGCTGCAGCAAGCAGAAGCAGCCGGCAG AAAATCAGAAGAATGGAGGAGATGATAAGAGCAAAGCAGCTGAAAGAAATCCCTCAAATATCCTCCCAG GTGAGTTCTACATCTCCAGACACTCCAACCTGTCGGAGGTCCACGTCGTCTTCCACCTGTGTGTGGACGACAACCTGCGGTCGGGAAGCATCACGGCCCGCGACCCGGCCATCATGGGCCTGAGGAACATCCTGAAGGTCTGCTGCACGCACGACGTCACCACCGTCACCGTGCCGCTGCTGCTGGTCCACGACATGTCCGAG GAGATGACCATCCCCTGGTGCCTGAAGAGAGCAGAGTTGGTCTTCAAATGTGTCAAAG GTTTTATGATGGAAATGGCTTCGTGGGACGGAGGGATCTCCCGCACCGTTCAGTTCCTGGTGCCGAAG AGCATTTCAGAGGAGATGTTCTACCAGCTGAGCAACATGCTGCCTCAGATCTTCCGTGTCTCTTCCACTCTGACGCTCACCTCAAAGCACTGA
- the LOC116708501 gene encoding solute carrier family 45 member 3 translates to MSPPDGLGQLPVYAAVPPTPPGPHPALAPPFARSPVGGGKAMSGWRSQGRLLLLNSLTCGLEICVAAGITYVPPLLLEAGVEERYMTMVLGIGPVLGLLFIPLIGSASDQCNSSYGRRRPFIWLLSLGVLLALFIIPNADLLAARLPWAERTLQVGFLILGVGLLDFCGQVCFTPLEALLSDLYRDEEDCGRAFAMFSFMVSVGGCVGYLLPAVDWSRSPLAAYLGGQAECLFSLLILIFVTSVIVTMKVSEEPSRSGLARSGPRPEPGGGAREAGCCGLPRSCFSQLRCKLRLLGAGPLLCLLRTCRTTIPAIFWSYCRVPRVIRQLCAAQLCSWMAVMSFMLFYTDFVGEGLYGGVPSAALGSVARQRYDEGIRMGSLGLFLQCATSTMFSLAMSRLLRRFGPRRVYLGSMVSFTLSALGICLSGSVVMVTAMTALTGFAYATLQTVPYTLTCHYHKEKEVYLSPGKPRTSHSSNGVAAGRDAVYLTPAEEEGGVQNHKPPLHRQDESECFPLQQGEAGEAGGEQRGVGLDFAILDSTFLLSQVIPTLFMGAVVQLAGSVTAYIASSALFGAVAIYLSTRIVFDQKDLQS, encoded by the exons ATGAGTCCTCCAGACGGTCTGGGACAACTTCCTGTCTATGCTGCTGTCCCTCCCACCCCCCCCGGACCTCACCCCGCCTTAGCGCCTCCCTTCGCCCGGTCCCCAGTAGGGGGCGGTAAGGCGATGTCTGGATGGCGGTCCCAGGGGCGCCTCCTGCTGCTGAACTCGCTGACCTGCGGCCTGGAGATCTGCGTGGCGGCTGGGATCACCTACGTCCccccgctgctgctggaggcggGGGTGGAGGAGCGCTACATGACCATGGTGCTGG GTATCGGCCCGGTTCTGGGGCTGCTCTTCATCCCTCTGATCGGCTCGGCCAGCGACCAGTGCAACAGCAGCTACGGCCGCCGCCGGCCCTTCATCTGGCTGCTGTCGCTGGGCGTCCTGCTGGCGCTCTTCATCATCCCCAACGCCGACCTGCTGGCGGCCCGTCTGCCCTGGGCGGAGCGGACCCTGCAG GTGGGCTTCCTCATCCTGGGCGTGGGCCTGCTGGACTTCTGCGGCCAGGTGTGCTTCACGCCGCTGGAGGCGCTGCTGTCGGACCTGTACCGGGACGAGGAAGACTGCGGCCGGGCCTTCGCCATGTTCTCCTTTATGGTCAGCGTGGGCGGCTGCGTGGGCTACCTGCTGCCCGCCGTGGACTGGAGCCGCAGCCCGCTGGCCGCCTACCTGGGCGGCCAGGCCGAGTGCCTCTTctccctcctcatcctcatcttcGTCACCAGCGTCATCGTCACCATGAAGGTGTCTGAGGAGCCGTCCCGTTCGGGGCTGGCCCGGTCTGGCCCGCGGCCGGAGCCCGGCGGCGGCGCCAGGGAGGCGGGGTGCTGCGGACTCCCTCGCTCCTGCTTCTCCCAGCTCAGGTGCAAGCTGCGGCTGCTGGGGGCGGGGCCTCTGCTCTGCCTGCTCCGCACCTGCCGCACCACCATCCCCGCCATCTTCTGGAGCTACTGCCGCGTGCCACGCGTCATCAGGCAGCTGTGTGCGGCGCAGCTCTGCAGCTGGATGGCCGTCATGTCCTTCATGCTGTTCTACACAGACTTTGTGGGGGAGGGGCTTTACGGCGGCGTCCCCAGCGCGGCGCTGGGGAGCGTGGCACGGCAGCGGTACGATGAAG GCATCCGCATGGGCAGCCTGGGCCTGTTCCTGCAGTGCGCCACGTCCACCATGTTTTCTCTGGCGATGAGCCGTCTGCTGCGGCGTTTCGGTCCGCGCCGCGTCTACCTGGGCAGCATGGTGAGCTTCACGCTGTCCGCCCTGGGCATCTGCCTGTCCGGCAGCGTCGTCATGGTGACCGCCATGACCGCGCTCACCGGCTTCGCCTACGCCACGCTGCAGACCGTCCCGTACACGCTGACCTGCCACTACCACAAGGAGAAGGAG GTCTACTTGTCTCCGGGGAAACCCAGAACCTCGCACAGCAGCAACGGCGTGGCGGCGGGGCGGGACGCCGTCTACCTGACCCCcgcagaggaggaggggggggtcCAGAACCACAAACCGCCTCTCCACAGGCAGGACGAATCTGAATGCTTTCCCCTCCAGCAGGGCGAGGCGGGCGAGGCTGGCGGCGAGCAGCGCGGCGTGGGGCTGGACTTCGCCATCTTGGACAGCACCTTCCTCCTGTCGCAGGTCATCCCCACGCTCTTCATGGGCGCCGTCGTCCAGCTGGCCGGATCCGTCACCGCCTACATCGCTAGCTCTGCCCTCTTCGGCGCCGTCGCCATCTACCTGTCGACCCGCATCGTCTTCGACCAGAAGGACCTCCAGAGCTGA